The Shewanella pealeana ATCC 700345 genome contains the following window.
CGTTACCCTCGGTGGTGTAACTTACGGTCGGTGGGATCAGGTTTTGAATGACCTGAGTCCCAGCAAGGACCTTCTGTCGAATCTCTTTGAGTCCAACTTGTGCTTCACTATTGCTCACATTGCGTTCCTGAACAGTTCTTTGGCTGTTTCTGTATATGAGTGTTGCCGTTTTTTATATGCCTATAATTGGCACCAGCTTTTATTACTCACTATTACAGCAATTCACATACCAAATTTGTGGAATTAAAAACACTCTATAGTGACGTTAAACAACTTTGTTTGTGGTAGCGTCACTGCTTTCTGGTTCATTTTGGGGTAAGTCATCTTGATGAGCGTCCAAAATGTCCGATATTGGTTCGGCATCATTTAAAGATTCATTTTGAACTGATTTTTCAGCCGCGATCATCTCATCTGATGCAGCTTCCAATTCATCTTGCTCTTCATTCACATCGTCTTCATCTTTAACCATGTGACGGAAGACTTTCTTAGCGAGTTCCGCCGACACATCAGGTGTTAATAGTGGCTGATTACTGTAATCCAATGCATATTCAAGCAAGCCATCTATCTCACTATAGTGAGGTTGCTTCCAGAGCGCTTTTAATGCTGCAGATTTAGCGGCCGGATCGACATTAGCGCCCATAAAACTAGCAAAACTGCCACCAACCTCAATTTTTTCAGGGTCAGGAAGATCTTCTGCCGTTAATATCTTGTCTGTGGGCTCTTCAGCTACAGCATCATCGTTAACTGACGGTGTGGCTTGCTCTGTTGTTGCTTCAGTTGCAGCTTTTTGTTGTGCAGCAAGCGCCTGCTCTTCAGCTAGTTTTTGTGCCGCAGCTTCTTCTGCCGCCACATTGGCTTCGCCTTCAGCCTCAACTTGTTGCTTACGCAGATTCCAGCGAGATAGAAAACCACTCATAGTCGTTCTGCCGTATGATCAGTGCTTGGGCCTTCATTCTTACGACGATTAACATGCTTACGACGATGGGCACAAATCTCTACTTCACCATGGCGAGTAATAAAGGCTTCAATCCAACAAGCGATCGCCTTAGGCATTGGGATATTGAGTACTGGGGTATCGGCTTCTAGACAGCCTGCTGCGACATTTTGATCTGCAGAAATAGCGACCGGTTTCCATTCACCGTCTTCCGTTTCGTCACAGACGATATAAAGCATGGCATTATCCATATCAATATTGATGCGATAGCTGCCACGCTCATCTTTGTGTAGTTCAAGTAGGATTAGGTTGGCACCCTCAGGTGCGGCGTGGGTAGCAGGAAGCATCTGGTCGACTTCCCACTGTACTGAGGTCCATCTTCCGACTTGTTTCTCAATTTTCTTAAGAGAAACGTACATTGGCCATTGGCTTTCGGTATGTTGCATTCAGTCTCCGTCTTGCCTGAGGTGGCTGCCAATATGGCAGGCCCACAAAATAAATACTCCCTTTAACAAAGCAATTAGTGTGCCACACAGTATCAATTAAATAGTTTGAACTAGATCAACTATTCCAAGCAAAGACTAGGACATTTTGTCCAAATAGCAATTAACGATAGGACATAAAAGGGCGACCCACCCGCAATAAGTGTGATCGACCACTAACTTTAACACCCTATTCAATTAGGTATAGATATTGCTTAGTAGTCAGCGTATTGATTCCCTTTTAACTGATGATGACCCATATGACTGCAAACAAAAGCAATCCAACGTTAATCAAAACCAGCACCGACGTCCCCCTTACGATTGCTGTCACCGCAATAAATGAGAATGGCGAGAAAGTGGATAAGTTCATTGCTTGCGAACGCCCTCTCACCGTCTACCTTAACTGGCAGCCTATTGTGACCTTGATGACACTGGGTGCTCGAGCAGAAGCGTTATCGTTGGGATACCTTAAAAACCAAGGTTTTATATCTGACATCAACAAGTTAGAGTCTGTGATTGTCGACTGGGATGTAAATTCAGCCGCTATTCTGACCAGTGAAAAAATCGAAAATTTAGACGAAAAACTGTCTGAAAAAACCGTTACAACTGGCTGTGGTCAAGGTACGGTTTACGGTGACTTTATGACTGGGCTCGACGATATCGATTTACCGACCCCGCAGCTAAAGCAAAGCATGATCTATAGCTTGCTAAAGAATATCAGCGCCTACAATGAAACCTATAAAAATGCCGGTGCAGTGCACGGCTGTGGCTTATGCCGTCAAGATCAAATTTTTGGTTTTGTTGAAGATGTGGGTCGTCACAATGCAGTCGATACTTTAGCAGGTGAAATGTGGCTTAACCAAGATAGCGGTAACGACAAGCTGTTTTACACTACAGGGCGCTTAACTTCTGAGATGGTTATTAAGGTCGCTAAAATGGGGATCCCAGTCGTACTGTCGCGCAGTGGTGCCACCCAGATGGGACTAGAGCTTGCACAAAAGCTCGGAATAACCATGATAGCCCGTGCTAAAGGTCGCCACTTCTTAATTTATAACGGTGCTGAGAATATTGAATTTGATGCACTTTCTTAAATCAATCGACCTGAAAACAACCATAAATTGCGTGACAAGGATAAAAAATGACCGAGCCGACTGAGCTGATCTATATGAGTGCCAAACAGGTATCCGAGTACCTAGATCTCAATGAGAAGAAAGTCTACTCAATGGCCAATGACCGTATTCTTCCAGCGACTAAAATCACGGGTAAATGGCTGTTCCCAAAGATTTTGATCGACAGGTGGGTAATGGACTCCTGCCATAGCGGCATGCTGTCTGACCGTATGCATATCACCGGAAGTGATGATCCTCTATTATCTATGCTTGTGGCGAGAATGATGTCACAGGTGGGTAAGAGCGAGCTTATCAGCTATAGCTCAACGGGCTCTAGACTGGGGCTAGACTTGCTGTCTCGTGGCTACGCCGACGTATGTACATTGCACTGGGGTAGCGTTGAAGAACGCAGCGTTCGTCATCCAGCATTATTGCAGGGGTATGCCAATCACCAGCAGTGGGTAATGGTGCACGGTTATACCCGTAAACAAGGCTTGATGATGCGCCCTGATATGCATCATCGCTGCCAAGAGTTGGACAAAGTGTCTCAACAGTCTTGGCGCTGGGTAGCTCGCCAAGCTGGTGCGGGTAGCCAGCAACACCTTGAGCAGTGGTTAATGAAGCAAGGCGCCTCTTTCGAAGAGCTTAACTCAAATATTGTTGCCCAGAGTGAACGCGAACTCGCAGGCTACATTGCTCGCAACAATGCCGATATCGGCTTTGGCTGTCAGTCTGTGGCACTCGAGAGCGGCCTAAGTTTTGTGCCACTGGTTACCGAGTCTTTTGATTTCGTTATGCCGCAGGGGATCTACTTTAGACGCCAGCTACAAAGGCTGTTTAACCTGCTAGCCGAGCCACAAACTCAGCAGCTCGCAGCAACCTTAGGCGGTTATGATTTAACTGACTGTGGCAAGCTACTGTGGAATGGTCAGTAACAGCTTAAACGCTAAAAAGGCTTACACTGAGTGCCTTGGTGAAACACTATTTGCCAACTCTCTCGGTGTTTTCTCCAGATAGAGCTGCGTATTGAAAAGCCGATGACATTGTCATCGGCTTTTTTTAATTTTGCGCGGTAGGTAATCTGACAAACATCTGCCGATAGTTCTCTCACAGTAAACAGACTCGCTTCTATGTGAGGCTGTCGCTCATCGGGCAGCCTCGCCAACACCTCATCTTTGCCAAATTGGTGGCCAGTGGCCGCAAACTCAAGAAAGTCATCACCGATAAGACGCTCAAGCTCGGTACGAGAAGCCCGCACCTCTGGTTTTTGTAGATAGAGTTCTAGCTCAACGAGTAAGTTATCTAGTTTGAAATTCACAAAAGCATCCAAGAAACCCAATATAATTACATCTTTTGAGTCTAGGATAAGTTTTTAAACTTTTGAAATCACATGAGTAGTTATTTCGCTTCCATTCTAACGACAAGCGTCTAAAACTCAATTATTGGGCATCTCGATACTGCACCCAAAGCTCTCGCTGCTCAGGTTTAAGAAAGGTCCAAGCCAACACTCGAGTAATTTTATTGCCCTGGTGCATCTCTATCTCTTTCACCTCTTCAGCTTTTATCTTGGCCAATAAGGCCTTTGCCGGGTTAAGGTTTTCCTTTTTAGACACTAAGGTAGTGAACCATAAACACTGGCTTGCAAAGTCATGACTCTCTTCGATCATAGTCCGTAAAAATTGCAACTCGCCTCCCTCACACCACAACTCGGCTTTCTGGCCGCCAAAGTTAAGCACGCCATGGTTTTTATCTGTGGCAGGCTTCACTTTCCCAGAGGGCTGAACTTGAGGTGACATAACCTGAGATGATTTGGCTCGATTGGCAGCAAGATTTTTAAGTTTTCGCGCAGTGCCCTCACTTGCCTCGGCTAAGGAAGCATGAAATGGTGGGTTGCATAGGGTCAGGTCGAAGCGCTCATTTGCCTCAATTACCCCATGAAATACGTGTTTAGAGTCAGCTTGCAGCCTAGAGCTAAACTTATTAGCAATATCGGAATTGCCGGCAAAAATCTGCTGTGCATTAGCAATCGAGAGCGGGTCGACATCGCTGCCAACAAAGTCCCAACCATAGGATTGAATACCTAGTAGCGGATAGATAACATTCGCTCCGGTACCGATATCTAATACTCGAACTTTCGGGCCTTTAGGAATGCGCTTCTT
Protein-coding sequences here:
- a CDS encoding nuclear transport factor 2 family protein, coding for MNFKLDNLLVELELYLQKPEVRASRTELERLIGDDFLEFAATGHQFGKDEVLARLPDERQPHIEASLFTVRELSADVCQITYRAKLKKADDNVIGFSIRSSIWRKHRESWQIVFHQGTQCKPF
- a CDS encoding formate dehydrogenase accessory sulfurtransferase FdhD, which encodes MTANKSNPTLIKTSTDVPLTIAVTAINENGEKVDKFIACERPLTVYLNWQPIVTLMTLGARAEALSLGYLKNQGFISDINKLESVIVDWDVNSAAILTSEKIENLDEKLSEKTVTTGCGQGTVYGDFMTGLDDIDLPTPQLKQSMIYSLLKNISAYNETYKNAGAVHGCGLCRQDQIFGFVEDVGRHNAVDTLAGEMWLNQDSGNDKLFYTTGRLTSEMVIKVAKMGIPVVLSRSGATQMGLELAQKLGITMIARAKGRHFLIYNGAENIEFDALS
- the rlmF gene encoding 23S rRNA (adenine(1618)-N(6))-methyltransferase RlmF, producing the protein MSHKTKSTTQERKAGKSSAPQRQVVSKSSLQKKVSKPTATAKLQKSKALHPRNAHNNGYDFAALVTAFPKLKAFVKPNPYGNLSIDFADPVAVKMLNAALLKFHYGVGHWDIPDGFLCPPIPGRADYIHHVADLLAVKKSSKKRIPKGPKVRVLDIGTGANVIYPLLGIQSYGWDFVGSDVDPLSIANAQQIFAGNSDIANKFSSRLQADSKHVFHGVIEANERFDLTLCNPPFHASLAEASEGTARKLKNLAANRAKSSQVMSPQVQPSGKVKPATDKNHGVLNFGGQKAELWCEGGELQFLRTMIEESHDFASQCLWFTTLVSKKENLNPAKALLAKIKAEEVKEIEMHQGNKITRVLAWTFLKPEQRELWVQYRDAQ
- a CDS encoding DUF3306 domain-containing protein yields the protein MSGFLSRWNLRKQQVEAEGEANVAAEEAAAQKLAEEQALAAQQKAATEATTEQATPSVNDDAVAEEPTDKILTAEDLPDPEKIEVGGSFASFMGANVDPAAKSAALKALWKQPHYSEIDGLLEYALDYSNQPLLTPDVSAELAKKVFRHMVKDEDDVNEEQDELEAASDEMIAAEKSVQNESLNDAEPISDILDAHQDDLPQNEPESSDATTNKVV
- a CDS encoding DUF3305 domain-containing protein, which codes for MQHTESQWPMYVSLKKIEKQVGRWTSVQWEVDQMLPATHAAPEGANLILLELHKDERGSYRINIDMDNAMLYIVCDETEDGEWKPVAISADQNVAAGCLEADTPVLNIPMPKAIACWIEAFITRHGEVEICAHRRKHVNRRKNEGPSTDHTAERL
- a CDS encoding helix-turn-helix transcriptional regulator translates to MTEPTELIYMSAKQVSEYLDLNEKKVYSMANDRILPATKITGKWLFPKILIDRWVMDSCHSGMLSDRMHITGSDDPLLSMLVARMMSQVGKSELISYSSTGSRLGLDLLSRGYADVCTLHWGSVEERSVRHPALLQGYANHQQWVMVHGYTRKQGLMMRPDMHHRCQELDKVSQQSWRWVARQAGAGSQQHLEQWLMKQGASFEELNSNIVAQSERELAGYIARNNADIGFGCQSVALESGLSFVPLVTESFDFVMPQGIYFRRQLQRLFNLLAEPQTQQLAATLGGYDLTDCGKLLWNGQ